The genomic stretch CGGCGGCAGGCGGGCTCACGCTGGTCACCGCACTGGTCGTGTCACCAAGGCCGAGCGCGGGAGTCCAACTGATGAACGGTGAGGCTGGGGAGCCGATGCAGGCCGCGAGGCCTTGGTAAGCCGTACCGCTAGGAGGGCCTTGCGGCGATTCGTAGACCGCGTCCCCGACGCTGTTCAGCAAGGTGAATCGATTCTCGTTATTCCAAATGGTCCCTGCCGTATAGAACAGAGAAATCGCATCGCCAGTGGCTACAGGCAACAGAATCGTATCCACAGCCACTCCGAGATCCGTAATCGAGTAATTGACCGTGCTGCCCGCGATGGAGACCGACAGGTTGGCGCCGCCGCCCCAACCATCGCCGAAGGTCTCGAAGAGGATAAGGGTGTACGTGCAGGTATCTGCAGAATTGAACACGCTGCCCTCCAAGGTTGTCGGGCCGTCGCACAAGGAGACATCGGGCCCGGCATCCACGAGAAAGGGGGAATCGATCACCGTGATGATGAGCGTGGTGTCGTGGACGCAGCCTTCGGAATCGATCACCGTGAGGGTGTAAGGGAATTCACCCAATCCGCCAGGGATGGCGATGCTCTGCTGGGCGGTCATCGGCGGCAGCAGACCAGGACCGTTCCAGAACGCCGAATCGGGATTGCTGAGCTGAATTGTCGGATATGTGGTGATGAGCAGGCTATCCAGCTGTGGCGACTGCCCTAGACTCAAAGCCCATGAGCATAAGAATCCGTCATCCTGGGCCCACAGATCGGTAATCGTCAGCGTCCAAGTGCCATTCATCGGGCAACCAATCAGATTGGAGATCGGCTGAACCGGAGTATAGGTGCCGGGGATTAGCGTGCTATTCGGAGGCGATCCGGCTAACACGAGATTGGAAGAGCCGTAACCTGCGGACTGGGAGAAGGTCCCGAAGTCCGCTGGGTAGGTCCAGCAATACTGCCAGCAGTCGCCAATCAGGGGCGGACCGGAAATCCCATCCATGGCCCCACCGATGTATACGGAGCCGCCTTGTTGATGAAGTGAAATTGAGGTGCCGTTGGGACAGGTAAGGGAGATGACGAGGTCCGCTAGAAAGCTGTGTTCCATGTTCACGCAAACGCTGCTGAGGTCAGACGTTTCGTCAACAACCGCGCTGTCCGGAAACGATGAAACGTTGATGGTGAGAACGTTAGGTACGTTTACGTCATCGGGTAAGTAGAAACCTCCAGGGTACACCGCACCGGTGGATTGATGCATCACGAGACTGTCTAGGCTGGCTGCGCCTGTTAGCGTAACGGTATCACCTAGGCAGGCGTATGGATCCGATGTGAAGGTGCCCTCAAACGAGGCGGGTGGCAGCACCACGGCTATGAACTCATCCGAAAGGACCGATGCGCAACCCGCGCTGTCCGCCACCTGCAATCGGATACGATTGATTCCCACTTGCGAGAAGCTGAGCGTGTCCATCGCGTTGCTGCTCGTTTCAGTTTGGCCCGTCGTGGAATTAATCCAGGCCCATGAGGCGAGTGCCTGCGGACCGGTCGGCATGGATACGGATCCATCCACAACGAGTGCATCGCCGAAACAGAGAAGCATAGTATCACCCATGGCCGTGAACGATGCGGATGGCAATTCGCATTGTTGCGCACAGGAGATGGTAGCCGCGAAGTTGCCAGGGCCGTTGGCATTGGACTGGAACTGGAGCGTCAGGCACCCGCTGGCGTTCAGCAGTGACGGCAGGATGACCGTGCCAAGCAAATCCTGCTCCTCGTATTCGCCCAGCAAGGGCGCCGCGATACTTGGCCCATCGAAGATGCTCAAGCGGTCGATCGGTGAATCGAACTGCGGAGAGAGATTGAAGGAGAGGAAGTCCAGGACCACCCGTTGGCCCGGCTGATCGGGGCAGACTACAGAGACGTGATTCTCGAGGATGCCGTACACGAAGCCTGGACCACCGCTGTCGTAGAGCATTCCTGCGCACGTTGTGATGGTGTCCTGCGTGATGAGGAAGTCCTGCGCCTCAGCCGCTTCAGCGAACCACTGGGTACACAGAACGATGACGGCCGCTCTCATGGTCGTGTTGATTCAGCAAGCCAATATAGATGCGGGCGTTGAATGGCGTCCGCCAAGGGTTAATCAGCAACCGCTGATCGAGAATTGCGCTACAAGGCCATGATTTGTGTCCGTCACTCGCTGCTGACTCGAAGGGAGCGTGAGCACGCCCCCCTAACCCGCCAACCGCTCAAGCACCTCCTCGATCATGAGGTCAATCGCCGCGTGGTGGTCCTTGCTGTACTCTTTGCGCAGGCGGTTAGCCACCACCGTGCACACGGTGCAGGTGCGATGGCCAAAGAGGCCTCCGAGGCCGTAAAGCGCGCTGGTCTCCATCTCGTAGTTGCACGCGATCAGCTCCTCGTGCGCGAAGGCGCTGATGCGCTCGTTCAGTCCATCGACGGAAGGCAGCAGGCGCAGTTGGCGCCCTTGCGGGCCGTAGAAACCGCCGGAGGTGATGGTGATGCCAACGGTATTGCCGTGGCCGAGGCGCTCGATGAGTTCCTTATCGCCCGCGGCCACGTATGGCACCGGAAGGTTATCCGGCCATTCGCAATGCGCGAGGAAGCCATTGAGCAGCCGGTTCTCTGCATCGGTGTTCTCGTAGGCGTAATAGTGCAGCACGTTGTCGAGGCCAACGCCGAACGCGCTCACGATGCGGCTGTCAACGGGGATGTCCTCCTGCAATGATCCGCAGGTGCCGAGCCGCACGATGCGCAAGCTCCTGTGCTCGCGCTTGGGGCTGCGCGTGGCCAGGTCGATGTTAGCGAGGGCATCGAGCTCGTTGAGCACGATGTCGATGTTGTCCGTGCCGATGCCCGTGCTGAGCGCGGTGATGTGCATGCCGTGGTACACGCCGGTGTGCGCCACGAATTCGCGGTTCTGCACGCGGTGCTCGATGCGCTCGAAGTATCGGCTCACCTTCTCCACGCGTCCTTGATCACCTACGACGATGACCAGGTCGCCGAGCTGCTCGGGCCGCAAGGCGAGGTGATAGACGGAGCCGTCGGGATTCAGGACGAGCTCGCTGGGCTCGAGCACGGTGCCGGGTTCAGTGAGGGTGATGGCGTGCATGGCGCTTGGCGAACGGTTGAGGATTGAAGGTTGGGCGGGTTGAGGGTTGCCCGGTAACCGGCAACCGACAGCGATCATCTATTGCACTCCGAATACTTTCTGCAACAGCGCAGTCGTGCGGGCCAGGGGATCAATGCGGATGCGCTTCTCTTCTTGCGCGAGCACGGTGAAGAGGCCTTGCAAGGCCTTGTCGGTCACATAGGCGTCGAGGTCGGGGTTCACGGCCTTTCCGCCTGTGAGCAAAGTGGCCGTGTTGTAGGCCGTTGCCAACGGCTGCCAATAGCTGGTGAGGGCCACTTGCTGCGTGGCGTTCTGCACCACGGGGGCGAAGCGCGCTCGCAAGGCCCCGCTCGTTCTCTCCCGCAGGAAGTTGGTGGCCGCGTTCTCCCCGCCGCGCAGGATGGTGAAGCCGTCCTGGATCGTCATGCTCGTGATGGCATCCACGAAGACCGGCACGGCTTCCTTCGCCGCCGCCTCTGCCGCTTTATTCAGTGTGCGCTCGAAATCCTCAACGGGCTTGGTGATGCCCAAGTCATTGAGCGTGTTCTTCACCTTGATCGCTTCCTCCGGGAATGGCACGCGGATGAGCGCATTGCCCCAGAAGCCATCGGCGGCGCTGGTGCTGCTCACGGCGCGTTCAGCGCCCACGCGCAAGGCCTCCTTCAAGCCAGCGATCACCTCTTCGTTGCTGAGCGCAGAGGGCGTGCTGGTGGAGCCCAGAATGGTCTGCAGGTCCTGCGGCGAGCATGCGACCAGCGAAAGGGCGAGCGCCATCACAGTGCATCGGGTCATCGACTTCTTCATGGCTCACTGAGTTTTTCCAGCGCCGACCTCCACTCCGGAAACAGCTCAATGGAACGGTTCGCTGCGTAGTCGAAGCAGACCATCACGCTGCGCCCTTCGGCGCACACCTCCTGCTGTTCATCCTTCAAGCGGATGATGCGATAGTGCAGATCGAAGCTCTTGGTGCCGATGCGCCCGGCGAGGCATTCGGCTACAATGCGGTCGCGCAGATGAATGGGCTGGCGGTAATCGACCTCATTGCGCGCCAGGATCAGGCCCTGCCTCTTCCAATCGTGGTCGGGTGCGATGAAGCGCAGCAGCAGCTCCATGCGGGCCAGCTCGAACCATTGCAGGTACACGGCATTGTGGACGTGGTGCGCCATATCCACGTCGGCGAAGCGGATCTGGATGGGCACGTTGGCTATCGGCATGCGGCGAAGATGGCGCAGTGGCACGGCTCAGGCGACAACGGCTCCCTCGCCGATCCGGAACTCTCGCGCGGCCATCTCCGCGATATGGCTTCCGATGGCCAAAGCCGCTGTAGCCGCTGGTGACGGCGCGTTGAGCACGTGGATGTGATTGCCGCGCCGCTCGATCCGGAAATCATCGACCATGTTCCCGTCCGTGCCCAACAGCATGGCGCGAACGCCCGCGCGGCCCGGCTCGATGTCATCCATGGTGAGCGAGGGGATCAAACGCTGAAGGGTCTTCAGGAAGAGCTTCTTCGAGAACGCGCGGCGGTACTCGTTGATCCCGTAGCCCATGTTGCGCAGGAAGAGCTTCCAGGTGCCGCTGTAGGTGAGCGCATCCACGGTGTCGCGGAGGTCGAAGTCGGTCTTGCCATAGCCCTCGCGCTTGAAGGTGAAGACAGCGTTAGGCCCGCATTCGATGCTGCCATCGGTCATGCGCGTGAAGTGGACGCCGAGGAAGGGGAAGCGCGGATCGGGCACCGGATAGATGAGGTGCTTCACCTTGTGCTTGCCCTGTTCGGTGAGCTCGTAGTAGTCGCCCCGGAAGCCGACGATCCGCTCACGGACCACGGCTCCATCGGCCTTGGCCAGGCGGTCGCTCTGCAAGCCGCCGCAGAAGATGGCGTAGCGCGTCTGGTGCGTGCCATTGCTGGTGCGCACGTGCGAGCCCTGATCACCGGATGCGATGCCGAGGCATTCCTCGCCCAGCGCCACGCGGCTCTCCGGCTGAAGGGCCAGTGCCAGCTCGGCCATTTTGTAGGTGGCGCCGCGGAAGTCGATGATGCCGGTGCAGCCCACATGCACCCCCGCGATGCCCGTGCAATGCGGCTCGATCTCCCGGATCTCATCGGCAGTGACCTTGCGCATGTCCTCGATACCGTTGGCCATGCCGGTGCTGAAGATCTTCTCCAGTCGTGGCAGCTCTTCCGCGTCGGTGGCCACGATCAGCTTGCCGCAGATGTCGTGCTTCACGCCGTGCTGCTTCGCGAAGGCCACCAGCTCACGCCGGCCATCGACGCAGTTCTTGGCCTTGTAGCTGCCGGGCTTGTAGTAGATGCCGCTGTGGATCACGCCGCTGTTGTTGCCGGTCTGGTGGCCGGCCAGGGCCTTCTCCTTCTCCAAGAGGAGAATGCGGAGGTGCGGGAATCGCGCTTGCAGCTTATACAGCGTGGCCGCGCCTACGATGCCGCCGCCCACGACCACCACATCCCAGGTGCGCTCGTTGCTCATGGGGGCGAAGATCGCGCGGTTAGCTTCGCCGCCATCCATGGCGCAGCGTACCACGCCCGAAGTGAAGAACCGCAGGGCCGGCTTCGAGTACCACCTGCTCGACAGCTATGTGTGCGGCATGGTGCTGCAGGGCAGCGAGATCAAGAGCATCCGAGCCAACGGGGCCAGCATCAATGAGGCCTTCTGCGCCTTCGCCGGGCCGGACCTTGTAGTGCGGAACATGCAGATCAACCCATACGGCACCAACCCGCATTTCGTGCACGAGCCCAAACGCGACCGCAAGCTCCTGCTGCACCGCACCGAGCTGGCCAAGCTCAAGCGCAAGCTCAAGGACACAGGCATGACCATCGTCCCTGTGCGCCTCTTCATCGGTGAGAGCGGCTATGCCAAGCTCGAGATCGCTCTGGCCAAGGGGAAGAAAACCTTCGACAAGCGCGAGAGCATCAAGGCGCGTGACGTGCAGCGCGATATCGACCGCGAACGGTGATGGACTGGCGCGCGCACATCAGAAGGCATGGCGGCGCGGTGCTGCCCGGCGAATCGTGGGCGAAGAAGCTGCTGATCGCATTGGTGCTGCTCGGCGCCGTACTGCGTTTCTGGGACCTGCCGAACCTGCCCTACACGCATGATGAGCTCAGCGCGCTGCACCGCCTCCACCCCACCCTCTCGCAGACCATCGCCGATGGCGTGATCGCCAACGATACGCACCCGCCCGGCGTGCAGGTCTTCGAGTGGTTCTGGGCCCGGCTCTTCTCCTTGGAAGAAGCCGACATGAAGCTGCCCTTCATCCTCATGAGCCTCGCGGCCATCGTGCTGCTGTATCGCTTCGCCCTGGCCTGGACTGGATCCGGTGCAGCGCTGATGCTGGCCGCTTTAATGGTCACCTTGCAGTACAGCGTTTTCTATGGACAGCTCGCACGGCCTTATGCAGCGGGCCTCTTCACCACGGCACTGCTCGCCGATCAACTCACGCGCTGGCTCGCCAATGGCAATCGGAAGGCGCTCATCGGATCGGCCTTCGCCATGGTGGCCAGCGGCTATGCGCATCACTTCAGCTTGCTGCTCGCCATCCTCATGGCGCTCACGGGGCTGCTGCTCGCTACCGTAGGAAAGCGCAAGCAGTGGATCATGGCGTGCGCCTCGGCGGGCCTGCTCTACCTGCCCAACCTGCCCATCTTCTTCACCCAGCTCAACCAAGGTGGCTTGTCGGGCTGGCTTCAAGCGCCCAATGCGGATTGGCTCCCGCACTACGCCGCCTACATCGCGCATTGGTCGCCGTTCATGGGCGGCGCGCTCGTCATCGCCGTGATGATCTCCGTGACGCTCTCGCTGCGCTCAGGAACGCTGCCCGCTCCCACGAAATGGATGCTCATCCTCTGGGGCGCCGCGCCATTGGCCATCGGCTACTGCTACTCCGTGTGGCGTGCACCGGTGCTGCAATTCTCGGTGGTGCTCTTCAGCTTCCCCTACCTCGCGCTCTTCTTCCTGCAAGGGCTCAGGCATCTGCCGAAGCGCATGGTGGTCACGGGCACCATCCTCGTTGCTGGCGTGAGCGTGCATTCGCTGGTGCATGCGCGCAAGCACTACACGGTCACCTACCATTCGAAGTACGAGGCCATGCTCCGAACGGCCATCGATGCCACCAAGCAATTGGGACGCGATCAAGTGCTGGTGCTGTTCGAGACCGAGTGGCACATGGTCGATTTCTACAAGCGCCATTGGGGCGTGCCCGAGGGCGAATTGAACGCCGTGAACATCCTTGGCATGCCGCAGGCGCGCATCGACTCGATCGTCGCCGCGCACACTGGCGACCACGTGCTGCTGGGCCGAAGCAACGGCGGCTTGGATGAGTCGCCCGCATTGGTGCAGCAGCGCTTCCCGCGATTGGCGGACCGCCGCGACTTGGTTGAAGGACAGGTGCTGCGCTTCAGCCGAAGGCCCATTGCCAACCAACGCTTCGACCGCGATACGGTGGCGCACC from Flavobacteriales bacterium encodes the following:
- a CDS encoding nucleoside phosphorylase produces the protein MHAITLTEPGTVLEPSELVLNPDGSVYHLALRPEQLGDLVIVVGDQGRVEKVSRYFERIEHRVQNREFVAHTGVYHGMHITALSTGIGTDNIDIVLNELDALANIDLATRSPKREHRSLRIVRLGTCGSLQEDIPVDSRIVSAFGVGLDNVLHYYAYENTDAENRLLNGFLAHCEWPDNLPVPYVAAGDKELIERLGHGNTVGITITSGGFYGPQGRQLRLLPSVDGLNERISAFAHEELIACNYEMETSALYGLGGLFGHRTCTVCTVVANRLRKEYSKDHHAAIDLMIEEVLERLAG
- a CDS encoding DUF4197 domain-containing protein encodes the protein MKKSMTRCTVMALALSLVACSPQDLQTILGSTSTPSALSNEEVIAGLKEALRVGAERAVSSTSAADGFWGNALIRVPFPEEAIKVKNTLNDLGITKPVEDFERTLNKAAEAAAKEAVPVFVDAITSMTIQDGFTILRGGENAATNFLRERTSGALRARFAPVVQNATQQVALTSYWQPLATAYNTATLLTGGKAVNPDLDAYVTDKALQGLFTVLAQEEKRIRIDPLARTTALLQKVFGVQ
- a CDS encoding acyl-CoA thioesterase; its protein translation is MPIANVPIQIRFADVDMAHHVHNAVYLQWFELARMELLLRFIAPDHDWKRQGLILARNEVDYRQPIHLRDRIVAECLAGRIGTKSFDLHYRIIRLKDEQQEVCAEGRSVMVCFDYAANRSIELFPEWRSALEKLSEP
- the lhgO gene encoding L-2-hydroxyglutarate oxidase → MSNERTWDVVVVGGGIVGAATLYKLQARFPHLRILLLEKEKALAGHQTGNNSGVIHSGIYYKPGSYKAKNCVDGRRELVAFAKQHGVKHDICGKLIVATDAEELPRLEKIFSTGMANGIEDMRKVTADEIREIEPHCTGIAGVHVGCTGIIDFRGATYKMAELALALQPESRVALGEECLGIASGDQGSHVRTSNGTHQTRYAIFCGGLQSDRLAKADGAVVRERIVGFRGDYYELTEQGKHKVKHLIYPVPDPRFPFLGVHFTRMTDGSIECGPNAVFTFKREGYGKTDFDLRDTVDALTYSGTWKLFLRNMGYGINEYRRAFSKKLFLKTLQRLIPSLTMDDIEPGRAGVRAMLLGTDGNMVDDFRIERRGNHIHVLNAPSPAATAALAIGSHIAEMAAREFRIGEGAVVA
- the smpB gene encoding SsrA-binding protein SmpB, whose product is MAQRTTPEVKNRRAGFEYHLLDSYVCGMVLQGSEIKSIRANGASINEAFCAFAGPDLVVRNMQINPYGTNPHFVHEPKRDRKLLLHRTELAKLKRKLKDTGMTIVPVRLFIGESGYAKLEIALAKGKKTFDKRESIKARDVQRDIDRER
- a CDS encoding glycosyltransferase family 39 protein, coding for MDWRAHIRRHGGAVLPGESWAKKLLIALVLLGAVLRFWDLPNLPYTHDELSALHRLHPTLSQTIADGVIANDTHPPGVQVFEWFWARLFSLEEADMKLPFILMSLAAIVLLYRFALAWTGSGAALMLAALMVTLQYSVFYGQLARPYAAGLFTTALLADQLTRWLANGNRKALIGSAFAMVASGYAHHFSLLLAILMALTGLLLATVGKRKQWIMACASAGLLYLPNLPIFFTQLNQGGLSGWLQAPNADWLPHYAAYIAHWSPFMGGALVIAVMISVTLSLRSGTLPAPTKWMLILWGAAPLAIGYCYSVWRAPVLQFSVVLFSFPYLALFFLQGLRHLPKRMVVTGTILVAGVSVHSLVHARKHYTVTYHSKYEAMLRTAIDATKQLGRDQVLVLFETEWHMVDFYKRHWGVPEGELNAVNILGMPQARIDSIVAAHTGDHVLLGRSNGGLDESPALVQQRFPRLADRRDLVEGQVLRFSRRPIANQRFDRDTVAHLAPAHQFGPWEVSEWTARSPSGWDMAGHEFGMLIDIGLDSVAHDADDAIEVVLDIDGYSPDADAAIVAELHGADSSLFYRTGELEPTLRAAGRSSLVVALCPSYSGAAHGARLRTYVHNRSKGPLQVRSFTVLRRDANPVRDAVLGPIPWLGRFPPE